The Benincasa hispida cultivar B227 chromosome 11, ASM972705v1, whole genome shotgun sequence genome has a segment encoding these proteins:
- the LOC120090879 gene encoding serine carboxypeptidase-like 45: MVGGLLWAILCLRGECSKEKDRIVRLPGQPSVSFQQFSGYIIIDDYQNRALFYYFVEAHTDPSSKPLLLWLDGGPGCSSLGVGAFVEHGPFRPKGDVLIHNHFSWNNVANILYLESPAGVGFSFSENTTFYTTVNDTITAQDNLVFLERWFEKFPKYKNRDFFISGESYAGHYVPQLATLILQSELNIFNLKAIAVGNPLLEFDTDFNARGEYLWSHGLISDSTYQLLNKVCNISEITRQSILHNVSTSCSMVNNLVSKELSEFINLYSVNLHVCTSSTLSQAGDSGKIDVCIADEVDSYLNRLDVQKALHAQLLGGASNWSFCSFVLKYDKKNLMIPTIYTLGSLVQSGIRVLVYSGDEDAVIPLFGSRSLVNKLATTLSLNTTLPYSPWFYNHQVGGWVETYGEKNILSFATVREGAHQAPYTAPGRSLALITAFLQGNNP; the protein is encoded by the exons ATGGTGGGAGGTCTTTTGTGGGCAATTTTGTGTCTAAGAGGAGAGTGTTCAAAAGAAAAGGATAGGATCGTGAGGCTGCCGGGGCAACCAAGTGTTAGCTTTCAACAATTTTCAGGTTATATTATCATTGATGATTATCAAAATAGAGCTCTTTTCTACTATTTTGTAGAGGCTCACACGGATCCTAGTTCCAAGCCTCTTCTTCTTTGGCTTGATGGAG GTCCAGGGTGTTCATCCCTTGGTGTTGGAGCTTTTGTTGAGCATGGCCCTTTCAGACCAAAAGGAGATGTTTTGATTCATAATCACTTCAGCTGGAACAATG TGGCAAACATACTATATCTTGAATCTCCAGCTGGAGTTGGCTTCTCATTTTCTGAAAACACCACATTCTATACCACAGTTAATGATACTATTACAG CACAAGACAACTTGGTTTTCCTCGAACGATGGTTCGAGAAGTTTCCTAAATACAAAAATCGAGATTTCTTCATCAGCGGTGAGAGCTACGCTGGTCATTATGTTCCACAGCTTGCAACACTCATTCTCCAATCCGAACTCAACATTTTTAACCTCAAGGCTATAGCT GTAGGGAATCCATTGTTGGAATTCGACACAGATTTCAATGCAAGAGGAGAATATTTGTGGTCTCATGGATTGATTTCAGACTCTACATATCAACTTCTGAACAAAGTTTGTAATATTTCTGAAATCACAAGACAATCCATTCTCCATAACGTTTCTACTTCTTGTTCAATGGTCAATAATTTGGTATCCAAAGAACTTTCAGAGTTCATCAACTTATATTCTGTCAACCTACACGTTTGTACATCCTCAACCCTTTCACAAGCA GGAGATAGTGGGAAGATAGATGTATGTATAGCAGATGAAGTGGATAGTTACTTAAACAGATTGGATGTCCAAAAGGCTCTTCATGCTCAACTACTTGGAGGGGCTTCCAATTGGAGCTTTTGCAGCTT TGTTTTAAAGTATGATAAGAAGAACTTAATGATACCTACCATTTACACCTTGGGTTCTCTTGTGCAGTCAGGAATTAGGGTTCTCGTGTATAG TGGAGATGAAGATGCAGTTATCCCATTATTTGGGAGTCGAAGTCTGGTCAATAAATTAGCAACCACTTTAAGCTTGAACACAACCCTACCTTACTCACCTTGGTTTTACAACCATCAG GTTGGAGGATGGGTAGAAACATATGGAGAAAAGAACATTCTATCATTTGCAACAGTTAGAGAAGGTGCTCATCAAGCTCCCTATACAGCCCCAGGAAGATCTTTGGCTCTCATTACTGCTTTTCTACAAGGAAACAACCCATGA